A segment of the Thiohalomonas denitrificans genome:
CCTGCAGGCCCTCTCCTTTCTGTTTCCGGTGACCTTCATCGTCGGCGTGGTGCTCGACTATGTGAAGCGCGGTGAGGCAACAGACGCCTGGCTCGCCAGCCATTTCCGCTGGCAGATTCGCACCTTCTGGTTTACCGTTCTCTGGTCTCTTCTGGGAGGGCTCACTGCCGGATTCGGGGTCGGCCTGCTCATCCTGTTCGCAACGGCCGTTTGGCTGATTTACCGCATCGCCAAAGGCTGGCTGAACCTCTCGGACGGCAAAGCGGTTTAATGGGGCCGACTGCTCAAGGGTAAAACTGCTCCAAAGCAAGTGGGGCGGGCCTTCGCCCGCCCCGGCAAGGATCACGAGTCGAAGCCGGCCTGCTTCAGCAGTTCCCGGCCTTTGGCCTCGTTCTTCTCCACACCGCGCCCCTCCTGGTACAGCATACCGAGGGTCGTCAGGGAGCCGATGAGCCCCTGATCGGCGGCCTTCTGGAACCACTTGACCGCCTCCGCCTCATCCTGCTCCACGCACTCGCCCTCCAGGTACATGAAGCCGAGTCCGTGCTGGGCCATGGCGTGCCCCTGCTCGGCCGCCGCCCGCATGTATTCGGCTGCCCTGGCTTCATTGGGAGAGCCCAGCAGTGAATTCTGGAAGATAATGGCCACCCGGTATTGCGCCTCCGGTTCGCCTTCATCGGCGAGCGGAGAGAGAAGCTGCATGGCAGTGGCAAAGTGTTTCCCTTCGAAAGCGGCGATACCGCTGCTCAGATCCAGATTCATGTTTTCGCTCTCGCTGGCATTCATGGGGGGTCTCCCTGTCGTTTCTCGGATATTCATGAGTCGGAATTTGTTTCGATCAGGCAGATTCTACTGCACCGGCTACTCGCGGGCGCCTGATCCGGAATCCATTGACGTTAGCTGCCAATACCCTAGCACAAAAGTCAGGTAATGCGCGAGCAGACTTGGATCGCTGCGACAGATGCCGGATGATGGGCCGAAATCCACCGCGGAATCGGTATGAAAGCGATGATCCTGGCGGCGGGCCGCGGCGAGCGCATGCGGCCGCTAACCGACACCACCCCCAAGCCTTTATTGCAGGCCGGCGGCATGGCCCTCATCGAGTATCACCTGAAAGCGTTGGCACACGCCGGAATCAGCGAATTGGTCATCAATCACGCCCATCTCGGCTCCCGGGTCGAAACGGTTCTGGGGGATGGTTCCGATTATGACCTCACCATCACCTATTCGCCCGAGGCCGCGGCCCTGGAGACCGGTGGCGGGATCCTGCAGGCGCTGCCCCTGCTGGCTCCCGGACCCTTTATCGTGGTCAACGGCGATGTCTGGACGGATTATCCCTTCGAACGCCTGCCCCCTGAACCGGACGGCCTCGCCCATCTGGTGCTGGTGGACAATCCCGTCCATCATCATGGAGGAGACTTCGCCCTTGATGGCGGCCGGGTGACCACTTCGGGAGCACGGCTCACCTTCTCCGGCATCGGGGTGTACCGCCCGGAGCTGTTCGAGGGGTGTGAACCGGGTGCCTTTCCCCTGGCGCCGCTGCTGCGCCGCGCTATCAAGGCCGGTCGGGTCAGCGGTGAACACTATCGCGGCCGCTGGATGGATATCGGGACCCCGCAACGACTGGCTGAGCTGGACCGGATGCTGATGGCGGAGAACGAATCGCCCTGACGGTCCCGGTAATGATTGGATAGCCACAGAGAACACCGGGTAATCACGATCATTCCTCCGTGGCCTCGTGCTCTCTGTGGCCAGGAGCCTGTCGGAACGACGACACTTCTGTAGGGAGCTACGAACCGGGAGAGACAGCATGGGCCAGGAGATCTCGGGAAGCCGCTTCAAGAAGCATGATTTCGAGGCGTTTCGCCGAAGGCTGAAGGCCGAGACAGACCTGCTTGGGCGCTGGTTTGCCGAGCAGCGGTTTTCGGCTCGCCACGGTAGCGTCGGCTTTGAGCTCGAGGCGTGGCTGGTGGATGCCGCCGCCCAGCCGGCGCCCGAGAATGTACGTTTTCTCCAGCAGCTCCCCGATGCGCTGGTGACCCCGGAGCTGTCGCTGTTCAACGTCGAACTCAACAGCACGCCGCTGGCCCTCGGGGGCAATGCACTCGGGGCCATGCATCAGGAACTGAGTGCCAATTGGCTCCGCTGTCGGGAGACGGCCAGCGCCATGGGGCTGCGGTTGGCGATGATCGGCATCCTGCCGACAGTGCGCGACGAGGTGCTGACCCTGGCCAACATGTCGCTCCTCACGCGCTACAAGGCACTTAATGAGCAGGTCATGCGCCTGCGGGGCGGCCGCGCCCTGATTCTCGAGATCCAGGGCCGGGAGCATCTGCGAACCGAACACCACGACGTCATGCTGGAGGCGGCCACCACCTCCTTCCAGCTCCATTTCCAGGTGGCGCAGGAGAAGGCCGCACGCTACTTCAATGTGGCAACGATCCTTTCAGCGCCGATGGTGGCGGCAAGTGCCAATTCACCGCTACTGTTCGGCCGGCGCCTCTGGCAGGAATCGCGCATTCCCCTTTTCGAGCAGGCGGTCGACATCGGAGGCATCGAAGGGGCCGCCTCCGGGCCGCTGAAACGCGTGACCTTTGGTTCCGGCTATGTGCGCGAATCGATGTTCGAGCTGTTTCAGGAGAATCTGGAGCACTATCCCATGCTGCTGCCGGTAGAACTGGCTGAGCGGCCGGAGGCGCTCAGCCATCTGAGACTGCAGAACGGTACAATCTGGCGCTGGAACCGGCCACTGGTGGGGTTCGACAAAGATGGCACACCGCACCTTCGCATCGAGCACCGGGTAGTCCCGGCGGGGCCGAGTGTCATCGACAGCATCGCCAATGCCGCGCTGTTTTTCGGCTTGATGACCACTATCGCCGAGCAGGAGCGGGGCGTGGAGGTGAAGCTGGATTTCGCCAGGGCACGCGACAATTTCTACAACGCCGCCAAACACAGCCTCGATGCCCCCATCATGTGGCTAGATGGCAAAAACTGGAGGCTTCAGGAGCTATTCCGTCGACATCTTCTGCCAATGGCAAGAGAGGGGCTGGAGGAGTCGGGCTGCACTGCAGGCGATATCGACCTCTACCTGGGCATTATCGAGGAACGGATCCGCACCGGTCGTACCGGAGCAGCCTGGCAGGGCAACTATATCGAGCAGACCGGCAGCGATATGGTAGAACTGGTAGAGCGTTACCTGGAACTCCAGGACAGCGGAATGCCCGTGCATGAATGGCCCATTTAACAGGAACGAGAGGATGCATGAACCGAAGCTGGAGCAACTGGAGGGACTCCCCGACGGGCTGTTGAGCCGGCCGGCGTCGCGGCTGCACGAAATCCTGGAGGGGCCCACCCTGATTCACCTCCCGGGGCGGCGGGACGAGCCACTGGTGGTGACAGTGCTACTGCACGGTAATGAGGATACCGGTTGGGAGGCGGTGCGCGCCCTGCTGGATCAGTACGCGGGGCACACGCTGCCTCGGTCACTGTCGCTGTTCATCGGCAACGTTGCTGCTGCCCGGCATGGCCTGCGGCACCTGGAGGGGCAGCCCGACTTCAACCGCATCTGGAAAGGGGGGGACGGACCCGAACACCGCCTGGCTGCGGAGGTGCTGGATGCCGTTGGCCGGCGCCGACCCTTCGCCAGTATCGACGTCCACAACAATACCGGTCTCAACCCCCACTACGGCTGCATCAACCGCCTCGACCATCGTTATCTGCACCTGGCCACCCTGTTCAGTCGCACGGTGGTCTATTTCATCCGTCCCGATGCCGTTCAGTCCATGGCCATGGCCCGGCTCTGTCCGGCGGTAACAGTCGAGTGCGGCAAACCCGGGCAGTCCGCGAACACCGGCCATGTACTTGAATACCTCGATGCGGTGCTCAACATGGCGGCACTGCCGGATCACCCGGTCGCTCCCCATGACTATGACCTGTTCCATACGGTGGCTACCGTCAAAGTCCCCGAGGACGTCTCCTTCAGCTTCCGGGATGCCAGCGCGCAACTGCTGTTCGAACCCGATCTGGACGAGCTCAACTTTCGCGAACTGCCCGCCGGCACTACGCTGGCCTACGCCAACGGCGCCGGTGCCCGGGTAGAGGCGCGAAACGAAAAGGGGGACCCGGTCACCGAGCACTTCTTCACGGTGATAGAGGGCGAACTGCGCACCCGGCTGCCGATCATGCCATCGATGCTAACCCTCGACGATTGTGTAATCCGGCAGGACTGCCTCTGTTATCTGATGGAGCGCCTGCCCCCCATCGCCGCTCCCGAGACGTAGCCGCGATGCGTCCGGCTTGTATGCCTTACGCGGATGATCGCCCCCTCCCCTGGAGCTGTGGAACAGAACATACAAGGGTGCATTCTTGATATGCCAGCGTCTTTAATAGAGCCGATCAATTTACGGAGTGCACCAACCATTGTTGGGGCACATTCAAATACACCGGATCGGTGGCGGTCGGTGCCGGCGCATTTGGTATGTGTCCCCACACGGGTACGGAGCATTCCGCAAGGTCATCGGCTTTGTGGGAACAAAGTGGCATCTCAGAATGCGCCCTACGGGCACCGGGTTCTCCCTTAATTAAACCGCGCCGTTCTCGGTGGTCTCAGTGGTTGCCTGCCGTCTGCGCCCCAGCCTGTGGGTCGGTTTTGGCCCTTATGACCTCTTTAACGACCACACCCGGTAAAATCGGGCGAGCTGTTCGAAAACGTCTGGATAGGCTTCTGCCAATCGTTCCGGAACCTCGAAAAAGGTCTCGGTGGCGACGGCGAAGAATTCCTCGGGCGCTTCGGCGGCATAAGGGTCCAGAAGGGTCTCCTGGCCCGCGTCCAGCCGCTGGTTGATATCCTCGAATGCCCGGGTGAAGGCACGGGTCCACGCTTCGGGCTGCATATCACCATGCAGGGGAGGAAAACCGTCGGCGACGCCGTTCAAGGCATCGAGTTTGTGGGCGATCTCGTGGAGAATCACGTTGTAGGCGTCCCGCTGACGACCCGCGTCTACGTCGGCGGCGGAGATAATCAGCGGACCGCGGTCCCAAGACTCGCCACTGCGTGCCTCCCGGACACGGTGGACCACGCCGGCACTATCCATTTCCTCGTGATCCACCACGAATGCATCGGGGTAGATCACCACCGACGTCCAGCCGCGGAGCCAATCGAAGTCGAGATGGAGGATCGGCAGGCAGGCCTGCAGGGCGATGCGACGTGCCGCATCACCATCGATAGTCAGCCCCTGCACACCCTCGAGGGATTTCTCGTGAAGGAAAAGCGTCGCCCACTCACGTAATCGATGGCGTTCATCGTCCGTCAGGCTCTCAAGTAGCGGGAGTGACTCTTCGGCGCGCCGCCACTCCCCTTTGGAAACCGCCGAGCGGGCCAGTATGCGGCGGCGGCGCCAGTGCCTGAAGCTCCACACCCAATCACCCTCGCTGGAAAAATGGCGCGACGCGTTCCTGAAGGAAGTGCTGCAATTTCCTCAGTTCGGGGTAGCGGGAACTCTCATCGAGCAGATAGTGGAACGTGAGCGGCATGTCGTCCAGGTAGGCGGCCTTGCCGTCACGGTGGTGAAGTCGGGCAAAGATCCCCAACACCTTGAGGTGACGCTGCGCCCCCATCAGGTCGAACCAGCGCAGGAAGGCCTGCTCTCCAGGCTGGCGCAGAACGCCCGAGTCCACAAGGAGGTCGTGGTAACCCTGCACCCAATCCTCCACCCGTTCCCGGGGCCATTCAATGTAGGCATCCCGCAGCAGTGACACCAGGTCGTAGGTCACCGGACCGGACACGGCATCCTGGAAGTCCAGAATACCCGGATTATGCGGCGCCACCATCAGGTTTCGGGAGTGGAAATCCCGATGCACCGGGACCTGCGGCTGTTCGAGTGCGGCCGCAATCAGCCGCTCAAAGACCTCGTCGAGCATCCGCTGCTCCGATTCCTTCAGTTCCAACCCGAGATGACGTCCCAGGAACCATTCACGAAACAGCTCCATTTCGCGCCACAGGAGTTCCCCTTCGTAGGCCGGCAACCCCTCAGGTCCACAGCTTTGAAGCACCACAAGGGCCCCCAGTGCATCGCCATACAGACGATCGACGCTGCCGTCATCGAGTTCGGAAAGGTACTGGCACTCTCCCAAATCACCGAGCAGCAGAAACCCTTCCTCGGTATTCTCCGCTTCGATGGCAGGAACATTGAGACCGACAGATCGCAACTGCCGCGCGATACGAACGAACGGTCGCACATCCTCCTTGTCGGGCGGGGCGTCCATGACGATGCGGGACTCGCCGTTGAAGACAATGCGGAAATAGCGACGGAAGCTGGCGTCCGCGGAGGCGGGTGCCAGTTCAAAAGGCGGCAGTCCCACATCGTGCCTAAGCCAGCGGGTGAGCTGCTCCATGCGTTTGGGCATGATGTCTCCGTGTGATGGATTGGGTTTCCACCATTATACCGGTGACACTCCGGGCGGGGACAGCGTCCTCATGTGTACTCCTCCGCCACCAGCAGTCGCCCGTCGCGCAGCCGCCGGACAGTATCGAAGCCGGCAATCATGCGTTCGTCGTGGGTAACCGTGATGACGGCCGAATTGCGTTCCCGGGCGATGCGCTTGAGCAACTCCATAACCCGGCCGCCGCGCTCGGTATCGAGGGAGGCGGTGGGCTCGTCGGCAAGGATGAGCGGCGGCTCGTTGGCCAGGGCCCGCCCGATGGCGACCCGCTGCTGCTCGCCGCCGGAGAGATTGCCCGGCAGCGCGTCCGCACGGTGGGTGACCTCCAGATAGTCCAGCAGCTCATCAGCCCGCTGGCGGGCCGACCGCCGGCCCACCCCGTTCAGCTCCAGGGCCAGAACGATGTTATCGCGGGCGCTGAGGAAAGGGATCAGGTTATGGCCCTGAAAGATGAAGCCGATCTTCTCCCGCCGCAGGCGGCGCGACTCCCGGTGCGCCCAGCCTTCGGCGTAGACCGTATGGCCGCCGATCTCGATGCTGCCGGCGGTCGGCGCCAGGATTAGGCTGATGCACAACAGCAGGGTGCTCTTGCCCGATCCGCTAGGCCCGAGCAGAGCCATCAACTCACCCGCCTCGACGGCGAAGTCGATCTCCTCCAGAGCCGTCACCGCCAGCTCGCCACTGCCAAAGACGTGCTTGAGGTGATTCACGCGCAGGACCGTCATGCGCTTACCCCCCCAGTGCCAGCGATGGCGGCGTGCGCAGAGCGTGCCAGATCCCCATCAGGCTCGCCAATACGCCTCCGACCAGCATGATGATGAAGGTGAGCATGGTCTCCTCCGGCAGCAGCACCAGATTACGCGGAAATTTGTCCTGGGTGGCGGTGGTCAGGGCGTAGCCGAAGGCGAAGCTCCCGAGAGTGAGTACCAGTGCCTGCTCCAGAATAAGGCGGACGATCACGCCGTTGCCCGCACCGATGATCTTGAGTGTGGCGATAGCGCGAACCTTTTCCATCGTAAGGACATAGATCAGCAAGGCGATGATGACGATGGCCACGGCAAGCAGCAATGTCCGGAAGACACCGAGAATTGCCGTCATCCGCTTGAGCTTGCCCTCCAGCATCAGGTCCCGTTCCTGCTCGGTGGTGTAGGCACTGAGATAGAGCCACCGCTCGATATGGCGGGCGACCGCATCCCGGTCGGCGCCGGGGGTCAGCGCCACCAGCACTGCACTGATCGTGGCGCTGCCACCGCCGAGTAACGGCAGCAGCCGTTCCACTTCGGCCGACGCATAGCCCGCATCCTCCAGACGCTGGCGGTCACTTTCCCGTTGGACCTCCAAAGCCCGGTTGTCCTGCTGGTAGAGCACCTCCTGGGCGTCCGGCAACGAGAGATAGGCCAGTGGATTCCCGCCAGAATCAACCGCCCCCCGGGTCAAGCCCACCACCGTATATTCATGCACCCCGAGCCGTAGGGTCTGCCCCAGTGCCAGCCCCAACTTGCGGTCGGCTACCAGCTCATAGTGGGCGCGCCGAATCGGCCGCCCGGCGATGATCCGTCCAGGCTCGCCGAGCCCGCCGAAGACGTCGTAGCCGATAATGGTGAACTGCTGCTCCCGGCCGCCGATCTCCCGCTGCACGGCGTAACTGATGAAGGGGCTGGCCCGGGCCACGCCGGGGGTCGCCGCCACACTACGGTAACTGTCGGTAGGAATGCGGGAGGATTCGTTGAAAGGGCCGCCGCGATCCCGTTCCACCACCCACAGATCGGCCCGGGTGTTCTCGATAAGCCAGATGCCGTCGGCGATGTTGCCCTGGAAAATGCCGTTCATGATGAGAACAATGGCCACCAGCATGCCGACGCCGGCAATGGTGGCGAGAAACTTGCCGAGGTGGCGACGGACATCCTTGATCGCGAGGTCCATTACCGCTCTCTCGGGACCGGCTCGACCCGCTGGCCGACCCGCACCTGCTGTGGTGTGGCCACCACCTGTTCGCCTGCCTGTATACCGTTACGCACCAGCACGCGTTCACCGTCTTCGATCCCGGTCTCAACCGGCTGTCGCTGAACACGACGTTTCCGTATCACCAGCACCGCCTGGCCACCATCTCCATATGAAAGCGCATAGGTGGGAACAACCACCCCTTGTTTCTCGCCGGCACGGATAGTGACCTCCGCCTCGAGATTAATAGCAAAGCGCGTCGGGGGCTTGTCGAAGGCGATGTTGACCTCCAGCTCGCGGGTGACCGCATCCGACTCCCTGCCGATACGCGCCACCGTGCCCGCCAGCTGTTCACCGGTGCGCAGCTCGATTTTCGCCGGCTGCCCCACCTCTACGGCCCCGACCACCGACTCATCGACACGGGCAGCGATCCAGAGTGTTGCCGGGTCCACCAGACGGAAGAGCGGAGTACCGGCACCTACCGTGTGGCCCTGCTCGACCAGGCGTGCCGTGACCACGCCACGGGTCGGCGCCTCGATGCGAGTATGCGAGAGTGCGGTGGCCGTCTCTGTTTCACGCGCCCGGGCCGCCTGCACGGCCGCCGACGACGCGTCCAACTCGCTGCGTGAGATGAGCCCCCGGTCCTTCCCGAACAGCTCACGATCGCGCCGGTGATTCGCCAGTGCCAGTTCCAGCTCGGCGCGTGCAACAGCAAGCCCGGCTGCCAACTCCCGGTCATCGAAACGGGCAAGCAGCTCCCCTCGCTCGATCATATCGCCTTCGTCCGCGTGCAGTTCGGTAATTGCGGAGGGGATGCGGGCACTTACCGTAATCGGGTAGCGCGCCTGTATAGTGCCGGGGATATGAACGTTGTGGGCCACGCGACCCTCCTGCGCCACAACCACCTCCACCGGCAGCAGGTAAATCCAGAAGCGATAGACGGCCAGCATGGCAAGTGCCAGGACCACTCCGCTCAGGCTAAGCCATTTCAACGATTTAGCCATCAATATTCTCGCAAGCGGGTCGAGTAAACGGATCGAGGCGTCGTCCGGGTGCAGGACAACCGCATACTTTGAAGCGAGCGAGTCAATCCTTGATACCATGTCGGTCGAGCACAGGTATAGAAGATGAATCGCTCCTGCACTTCACTTCCTGCTTCCCTGTAGGTCGTACTTGCAGCGTACCCGACAGGATTTATAGCGCCCCCCCAGCACAAAGCCGGATATTGCGTGGACCCGAGGGAGGAAACGTACCACAAGAGCTCCGCTCGACCACACTATCCAGTGCTCCACGCAGGACAATTGCTACCCCGGTACACGGATCAGTAGCCACCCCGTCCCCTGCCCTGTTTATTGCCTTGTCCGCCACCGCTCTGGCTGCGCATCTCGTTGCGAAACTGCTGCTGCTCAGCCGAATCCATATTCTGCATCCGCTGGCGCATCTCGGTGCGGAATTGTTCCCGCTCATCGGCACTCATCTGCTGCGGATTCATGCGCATCAGTTCCTCATTGGTTTTGCCGCCAAAGTCGGTCGCCAGTGTCGGTGACGCCAGGACGAGGCCAAACGTCAGCAATGCTGCACCAAACCGGTTCCGGAAGTTCATCGATCCTGCTCCTTGTTCGTTCAATAGCGGTAACTACCACCGGTGAAGCCGCGCATCTGCGCCGCCTTTTCGGGGGTGAGTGTACCCAGGAACTGCTCGCGTGCCCGGGCCTGGTCCTGCAACCACGCGATCTGTCCCTCGAGACGGGTCAGGCGCGCCTGTAGCGACTCCTTCGTTGATTGCGTTTTCGCCTCAAGTGGGACGGCTTCGCGTCTGCTTGCTTTCATGACTGCTCCCGTTACAAGGATACGCCCCCATTGCACCAGAGGCCGGAAGATAAAAGATGTCAGTGAGATATCCTTTGGTAACCGACCATTACGGCGCACGCCGCGCGGTTACAGAGTGTTACAGAAGTCGGGTACCGATGGAGGTATATTGGTGCGGATGGTGACTCCATCCGAACGTATCCTGGTTGTCGATGATGATGCCGAAATCCGCACCCTGTTGCGCGATTATCTGCGGCGCAACGGTCTCTACGCGGAAGCAGTCGCCGACGGTGCGACAATGCGCGCGGCGCTCAGGCGGGAGCATTTCGACCTGATAGTGCTGGATATCATGCTCCCCGGCGAAGATGGACTGGCGCTGTGCCGCGAACTGCGGGCCCACTCTACGCTCCCGGTGATCCTGCTCACTGCACGCGTCGAGGAGACGGACCGCATTGTTGGCCTCGAGATGGGGGCAGACGACTACGTGCCCAAGCCCTTCAACCCGCGCGAACTGCTAGCCCGGATCGGAGCAGTTTTGCGACGGGTGCGGGCGCTGCCTCCGACCGCCGAGCGCACCGATGTGCGTCGCCTGCGCTTTGCCGGCTGGACACTGGACCTGCTCCAGCGCCGGCTGATTTCTCCGCAAGAAGTGGTGGTGGCCCTGTCTACGGGCGAGTACCGCCTGCTTCAGGTCTTTCTCGAACACCCCCGGCAGATACTCGGTCGTGACCGGCTGCTGGACCTTACCCGAGGTCGAGAGGCACTGCCGTTCGATCGCAGTGTCGATGTCCAGGTGGGCCGCCTGCGCAAACGACTGGACGACGACCGCACCACCCTGATCCAGACGGTACGCGGAGAGGGTTACATTCTGGCCGCCGAAGTGGAGGCCGAGCGGTGAGCCGGCTGCTACCGGCCACCCTTTCCGGCCGCCTCTTTGCCACACTGCTCGCCGGTCTGCTGCTGGCCCAGATCCTGGGTGCGGTGGTGCTGCTGCGGGACCGCGCCGCCGTCCTTTACAAGGCGGGCGGAGTCAGCGCTGCCCAGCGGATCGGGGACCTTATACAGGTGCTGGATCGTCTCGATCACCCGACGCGCAGCGCACTCCTGCCTGTACTCAACAGCGGCCCGCTGCAGGTGCGGATCCTCGAGCAAGCGCCGCCTCCATTACCCGATAGCAGCCCGGGTGGCCAGCATGTCCGCATGCTCCTGCGACGCCTGCTGGGTCCGGAACGACCGCAGCAGATGGTGGTGAGCACCACAGCCTCTGCGCCCCCCACAGGCGAAACCGGGCCGAGTCCCGGCCGACAGGGAGTGCCTGCGGCGGCGCTGCTGATCGTGCAGGCACAGCTGTGGGATGACGCCTGGGTGCGCATTGAACATCGTGTGACAACCGGCCACCAGGGCTCATGGCCGTTGCGCCTGCTGTTGACGCTGATCATCTTACTGGCCTCGGTGGTGGGGCTTACGCTTCTCATCGTGCGTTGGCTCACGCGGCCACTGGCGGTGCTGGCCACGGCGGCCGAAGGGCTGGGACGGGATATCCACCATACACCGCTGGCCGAAACGGGACCTGCCGAGGTGCGCCGGGCGGCAGCGGCTTTCAATACCATGCAGGCTCGGTTGCGCAGCTATATCCACGAACGGGAACGGACCCTGGCAGCCATTTCCCACGACCTGCGCACTCCTATTACGCGGCTGCGGCTACGCGCCGAATTGATCAACCATGAGGAGCTTCGGGCGAAGGTCAACGACGACCTCGTCGAGATGGAAGAGATGACGGCAGCGGCGCTGGATCTGCTGCGCGGCGTGAACCGTGAAGAGCCGGTTCAGCCGGTGGACATGATGGCACTCCTCGGCAGCCTGCAGGCGGACCATGAGGAAGCAGGCGAAGCGGTTGTCCTTGAGGGGACAACGCAGACACCCTATCCTGGGCGTCCCCTTGCACTGAAACGGCTGTTTGCCAATCTACTCGGCAACGCCCTGAACTACGGCGGCCAGGCCGGGGTGCGGGTCGACGACCGGGCCGACAGGCTCGAGGTCACCGTAGCCGACAGGGGCCCCGGTATTCCCGAGGCGCAACTGGAGACGGTATTCGAGCCTTTCTATCGTCTGGAGAGATCGCGCAGCCGCGAGACCGGTGGTGTCGGCCTGGGTCTGGCGGTCGCGCGCGATATTGCGCGCCTCCACGGTGGCGAGTTGCACCTTCAAAACCGCACCGGCGGTGGACTGGAAGCCGTCCTCACCTTGCCACGCTGAGCACCGGCAGGCCAAAGCTGTTTTACCCCACCTCAAACTCTCCCCCTTTGTTCTTTACTAAATCCCATGACCATAGGGATGCTGAAAAGATGAGCTGGCTCCAGAAGGGGCGCTCACTGGCACTGAAGCCATGGGTCCCATGGCTGGTCTTCGCCGTGATCGTCGGAGGGGCACTGGCCGTTGCGATCGGGCTTTATCGTCTCGAAAACACCCGACACCAGACCCACTTCGCTCTAGCCGTGCGCGAGCAGATGGCTGTACTGGAATCGGGGATCCACTTGCGCTTTCGGCCAGTGCATCACCTTGCCTTGACCGCCAGCTTCCAGGCGGGGACGTTGGACGAGCGCAGTTTTCTCCGGTTCGTAAAGAGCATTCCCCAGCAGGGATCGCTAGTGGCCTTGCAATGGTTTCCGCGACAGCAAGCCCGGCCGGGACAGGAGACCTTTCCGATGGGCTACAGCTATAGTCTGAGCGACGAACTCTCCGAGTCGGAAAGCGACTGGAGCCAGGTCCCAAACCGCCTCATCGACCCTGCCAAAAAGCGAGAGCTAATGATCATCCCTTGGTACATGATGGATGGCCGGGTCCGGTTTCGGGTACTACGGCCGGTTTTTCGCCGGGGAACGGACGAGCGGGAGTTGCTTGGCTTCGTTTCCGGCCTGTATCAGGTTGACCGACTGCTAACCGACATTTTGTGTTTGCGTAACAGATCGGATGCGATGGAGATTTTCGTCACCGATCCCCGTAGCGATGTGACAGATTCCTTTCGCTGTTCCACTAATGCTAGGGGTATGCGTTTCGA
Coding sequences within it:
- a CDS encoding M90 family metallopeptidase, translated to MWSFRHWRRRRILARSAVSKGEWRRAEESLPLLESLTDDERHRLREWATLFLHEKSLEGVQGLTIDGDAARRIALQACLPILHLDFDWLRGWTSVVIYPDAFVVDHEEMDSAGVVHRVREARSGESWDRGPLIISAADVDAGRQRDAYNVILHEIAHKLDALNGVADGFPPLHGDMQPEAWTRAFTRAFEDINQRLDAGQETLLDPYAAEAPEEFFAVATETFFEVPERLAEAYPDVFEQLARFYRVWSLKRS
- a CDS encoding tetratricopeptide repeat protein — its product is MNASESENMNLDLSSGIAAFEGKHFATAMQLLSPLADEGEPEAQYRVAIIFQNSLLGSPNEARAAEYMRAAAEQGHAMAQHGLGFMYLEGECVEQDEAEAVKWFQKAADQGLIGSLTTLGMLYQEGRGVEKNEAKGRELLKQAGFDS
- the murU gene encoding N-acetylmuramate alpha-1-phosphate uridylyltransferase MurU, with protein sequence MKAMILAAGRGERMRPLTDTTPKPLLQAGGMALIEYHLKALAHAGISELVINHAHLGSRVETVLGDGSDYDLTITYSPEAAALETGGGILQALPLLAPGPFIVVNGDVWTDYPFERLPPEPDGLAHLVLVDNPVHHHGGDFALDGGRVTTSGARLTFSGIGVYRPELFEGCEPGAFPLAPLLRRAIKAGRVSGEHYRGRWMDIGTPQRLAELDRMLMAENESP
- a CDS encoding M14 family metallopeptidase, encoding MHEPKLEQLEGLPDGLLSRPASRLHEILEGPTLIHLPGRRDEPLVVTVLLHGNEDTGWEAVRALLDQYAGHTLPRSLSLFIGNVAAARHGLRHLEGQPDFNRIWKGGDGPEHRLAAEVLDAVGRRRPFASIDVHNNTGLNPHYGCINRLDHRYLHLATLFSRTVVYFIRPDAVQSMAMARLCPAVTVECGKPGQSANTGHVLEYLDAVLNMAALPDHPVAPHDYDLFHTVATVKVPEDVSFSFRDASAQLLFEPDLDELNFRELPAGTTLAYANGAGARVEARNEKGDPVTEHFFTVIEGELRTRLPIMPSMLTLDDCVIRQDCLCYLMERLPPIAAPET
- a CDS encoding DUF4870 family protein; protein product: MESTAAHTQSLKKLLTAVYALQALSFLFPVTFIVGVVLDYVKRGEATDAWLASHFRWQIRTFWFTVLWSLLGGLTAGFGVGLLILFATAVWLIYRIAKGWLNLSDGKAV
- a CDS encoding ABC transporter ATP-binding protein — translated: MTVLRVNHLKHVFGSGELAVTALEEIDFAVEAGELMALLGPSGSGKSTLLLCISLILAPTAGSIEIGGHTVYAEGWAHRESRRLRREKIGFIFQGHNLIPFLSARDNIVLALELNGVGRRSARQRADELLDYLEVTHRADALPGNLSGGEQQRVAIGRALANEPPLILADEPTASLDTERGGRVMELLKRIARERNSAVITVTHDERMIAGFDTVRRLRDGRLLVAEEYT
- a CDS encoding glutamate-cysteine ligase family protein; this encodes MGQEISGSRFKKHDFEAFRRRLKAETDLLGRWFAEQRFSARHGSVGFELEAWLVDAAAQPAPENVRFLQQLPDALVTPELSLFNVELNSTPLALGGNALGAMHQELSANWLRCRETASAMGLRLAMIGILPTVRDEVLTLANMSLLTRYKALNEQVMRLRGGRALILEIQGREHLRTEHHDVMLEAATTSFQLHFQVAQEKAARYFNVATILSAPMVAASANSPLLFGRRLWQESRIPLFEQAVDIGGIEGAASGPLKRVTFGSGYVRESMFELFQENLEHYPMLLPVELAERPEALSHLRLQNGTIWRWNRPLVGFDKDGTPHLRIEHRVVPAGPSVIDSIANAALFFGLMTTIAEQERGVEVKLDFARARDNFYNAAKHSLDAPIMWLDGKNWRLQELFRRHLLPMAREGLEESGCTAGDIDLYLGIIEERIRTGRTGAAWQGNYIEQTGSDMVELVERYLELQDSGMPVHEWPI
- a CDS encoding aminoglycoside phosphotransferase family protein; the encoded protein is MPKRMEQLTRWLRHDVGLPPFELAPASADASFRRYFRIVFNGESRIVMDAPPDKEDVRPFVRIARQLRSVGLNVPAIEAENTEEGFLLLGDLGECQYLSELDDGSVDRLYGDALGALVVLQSCGPEGLPAYEGELLWREMELFREWFLGRHLGLELKESEQRMLDEVFERLIAAALEQPQVPVHRDFHSRNLMVAPHNPGILDFQDAVSGPVTYDLVSLLRDAYIEWPRERVEDWVQGYHDLLVDSGVLRQPGEQAFLRWFDLMGAQRHLKVLGIFARLHHRDGKAAYLDDMPLTFHYLLDESSRYPELRKLQHFLQERVAPFFQRG